DNA sequence from the Phyllopteryx taeniolatus isolate TA_2022b chromosome 14, UOR_Ptae_1.2, whole genome shotgun sequence genome:
aacttggcatttgaacagtggtGTGTAGCCTTTTTATATCAACTGTGTATGGGTTGGTGTATACAGTCACTCCCTTACATGAGACAGGGCAATACCTGAAATCGAGTGCGCTATAATTCCTGATCCTTTGGGTGTTAGAGAACGGGGAACAGTTTAAAATTGTGGATAAACAAGCATAATAGGTCTCCTCTCAAGTTTGACGCCTTTATTTGTTGCAGTGTTTCTTCACAGACGTCAGCGTGCTCTCCAGTGTGAGGATGACGAGCACCTGGAAGCCTCTCGGTATGTCCTGTCATCTTATTGTCACTCCACAGTCCGTTTTTGAGGTCTGACCTTTCTTCTCCTTCATAGAAAAGCCAGTGGTGTCCGTCGACGTGGAGGTGGTCCCATGCACCAAGGTCTCCATGGACTTATTGGACCCCATCTACACTTGTGGCATAGTGGCGCCCTCTGGACACATCGGCAGGTGCTTTCACGACGTCTACCCGGACTATGACAAACTCCGAGAGGTGATCCTTCCTTTTAGTTACACATCTTTGTCCGTTTGACCTCCAAGCAGATGTCTCTGCGCACTTGCAGATGCTGCAGGATGAGGACTCTGAGAACTACCACATAATGGGGAGTGCTGAGCGAGGGGAGTTGCTGTTTCGCCTCTTCAAGCATCTCTGCCTCGGAGGAGAACTGAATCAGTATGAAGACACCGTCGAGCCTTACATCAGCGTCACCAAGAAATTGTACAAAGAGCTCATCAGGTACGAAAGGTCTAAGACAAAAACAGTTTCCCCatgggaaataatggaaattaaaaTCATCTGTTTCCGAGTTGCCAACTATAATTTTTTATAGCTGGTCCGCTTCAGTCGTCAAAGAGATTCCGTTATATTTCCCCCGTTACTTCtacttggcagaggtaataacAACTGTTCGTCTTTGCTTTTCCCGCAGTGTTCAAAAGGATCCCGAAAGCAAAAAGATTGGCGTCGTCTCCGCAGTGCTCAAAGTGCACGTCTACGTAAGTACCGTTAACTGGTTTGGACGTCAGGCCGTGTGGCTTCAGTTCCCGCTTTGATTGACTGGTCACCAATGCAAGCTCCCATGCGACcctcaacaggataagcggtggtaaaatggaaaatggacggaAGGATTTAGGCTGAGATGGCAAACTAACTTCTCCTCATGTATCATGTGTGTTTTGCCCTGTAGGATGAGTCGGGCCAGTGTCACCCCGGGAGACGAGACGAGGAGCAAACGTTTGCCTACCTGATGGTGGACCCCTATAAACACCACGTGACGCTACTCTCCCACTCTTATGGTGTGGGAACCATGACCCTTTGACAGTGGAAATGGTCTCATACAGGAAATAATCCATCTTGGATCATAATGACTGTGTATCGACATACATCCTGAGTGATAGAAAATTGTACTACAtcccatacaaaaaaaaataataaaaaaatgcattaatccTAGTTCACAAAGCGGTTGAATGTGAGGGGAGGATAAGAGAAAAGCAGCATTGTTTTGGAGACAATTTtgaccttttctttttaaaagtaGTGGAAATGTGTTGGGATTTAAAAGGTTACACATCATCCCTACGGGTTCACACAAGACTGTGCCCTTTCTTTCAAAAGGAAAGGTTAGGCAATCTAACGTTGTCCATTTGTCcttattttccatttaaaatgatTGCTTATTTGTTCTTTAATCCGTGTAAATTTACAGTACTGTTATGATCTCTCAATTATCTAAACGTGTGGGGTGGAATCAATATGTGATGTATTAATAGGGGTTGTGTCTAACAatcattttagcaaaaaaatattaaaaaacgttttattttttaataaattgaacAAAATGACGTTGTCACTATAGGAAAATGAATTCAATCCATTTGTGAATGAGGCTGGAACATAACAAAATGACTACTTGCCGGATGCATTGTATATGATTGTATTCTGCCCCTTACAGGATAAATGACGACATGTATATGATCTAAAAATACTTATCCCGAAATAtcactgtatttaaaatgtgacaaaaaatgtaaaataaaatagtacgTGGTCGAATTCAACTCAATTACATAACATTCACGTCAAAAAAGAGGACGCGTAAGCCGAAAATTGTTGATACAAACGCAGTTTCCTGGATTCTCTGGCATTGTGGGAAATGTAGTCTTTACCAAAAATGAATCATACCACTTTCAAATGTAATCGTAAATACTGGTAAACGAGACTTGCGTATTTTATATTCAGCGCAGGCATATTATTGTGTTTCAAATCACATAATAAACACAACTAAGAACATTTGAACGATGTATTAATCGATGTTCTAGAATAGTGGGGAAGTGGCCACCCCCTCCGCGTTCGACGAATAAAGTCGTCCGTTTGACGGCAGCCCTTTTCCTGTCGGATAACAACCGAGACAGCACGCGAAGGTACGGTTCCGGAGCTTTATAACGTCGAATCAAATAAACGGGTAAGTGTTGACAGGTCGCACCGCGATCGCCCTGAAACCTCAAACAAACGCGTACGGAATAACAGCGACTGTGCGACATTTGGACTCGTTTGAGCGCCACGTGCAAGTTCGCAGCTGTCAAAAA
Encoded proteins:
- the cfap300 gene encoding cilia- and flagella-associated protein 300 isoform X2; this translates as MSGDKNDFEQTFSFRPIPSRKFSFLEEKETVALLMKWSMLGRLSAETFSFDQKFHLYDSERFVLCFFTDVSVLSSVRMTSTWKPLEKPVVSVDVEVVPCTKVSMDLLDPIYTCGIVAPSGHIGRCFHDVYPDYDKLREMLQDEDSENYHIMGSAERGELLFRLFKHLCLGGELNQYEDTVEPYISVTKKLYKELISVQKDPESKKIGVVSAVLKVHVYDESGQCHPGRRDEEQTFAYLMVDPYKHHVTLLSHSYGVGTMTL
- the cfap300 gene encoding cilia- and flagella-associated protein 300 isoform X1; its protein translation is MVHAWEAVGRDVQLRPEVSPLRQREVCSVFLHRRQRALQCEDDEHLEASRKASGVRRRGGGPMHQGLHGLIGPHLHLWHSGALWTHRQMLQDEDSENYHIMGSAERGELLFRLFKHLCLGGELNQYEDTVEPYISVTKKLYKELISVQKDPESKKIGVVSAVLKVHVYDESGQCHPGRRDEEQTFAYLMVDPYKHHVTLLSHSYGVGTMTL